From a region of the Melospiza georgiana isolate bMelGeo1 chromosome 23, bMelGeo1.pri, whole genome shotgun sequence genome:
- the LOC131092802 gene encoding potassium voltage-gated channel subfamily A member 3-like, with translation MDERRSLLYSPAASCAGRQPRGGSSSSHHNLGYTEQPPPAAPQPGPEQPEEEGEEGEEGSMTVVGGGGGGGGGGDPLLEEPQHPPALLGGERYDQPPAAAVPSGQPAGAAEHECCERVVINISGLRFETQLKTLAQFPETLLGDPRKRMRYFDPLRNEYFFDRNRPSFDAILYYYQSGGRIRRPVNVPIDIFSEEIRFYQLGEEAMEKFREDEGFIREEQRPLPEKEFQRQVWLLFEYPESSGPARGIAIVSVLVILISIVIFCLETLPEFRDDHDYEGTGGTFGTGGGPLPPDVFTNSSSSPASMVSSFTDPFFVVETLCIIWFSFELLVRFFACPSKATFSKNIMNIIDIVAIIPYFITLGTELAERQGNGQQAMSLAILRVIRLVRVFRIFKLSRHSKGLQILGQTLKASMRELGLLIFFLFIGVILFSSAVYFAEADDPSSGFSSIPDAFWWAVVTMTTVGYGDMHPITIGGKIVGSLCAIAGVLTIALPVPVIVSNFNYFYHRETEGEEQAQYMHVGSCQHLSSSEEMKKARSNSTLSKSEYMVIEEGGINHSAFKQAAFKAGNCTTTNNPNCVNIKKIFTDV, from the coding sequence ATGGACGAGCGCCGGAGCTTGCTCTACTCTCCGGCCGCCTCCTGCGCCGGCCGGCAGCCGCGGGgcggctccagcagcagccaccacaaCCTGGGCTACACCGAGcagccgccccccgccgccccccagCCGGGCCCCGAGCAGCCGGAGGAAGAGGGCgaggaaggggaggaaggcAGCATGACCgtggtgggaggaggaggaggaggaggcggcggcggggaccCTTtgctggaggagccccagcATCCCCCGGCGCTGCTCGGCGGGGAGCGCTACGATCAGCCCCCGGCGGCGGCCGTGCCCTCCGGGCAGCCCGCGGGCGCTGCGGAGCACGAGTGCTGCGAGCGCGTGGTGATCAACATCTCGGGGCTGCGCTTCGAGACCCAGCTCAAAACCCTGGCTCAGTTCCCCGAGACGCTGCTGGGGGACCCCCGCAAGAGGATGCGCTACTTCGACCCCCTCCGCAATGAGTATTTTTTCGACCGTAACCGTCCCAGCTTTGACGCCATCCTCTACTACTACCAGTCGGGCGGGCGCATCCGGCGTCCCGTCAATGTCCCCATCGACATCTTCTCCGAGGAGATCCGCTTCTACCAGCTCGGggaggaggccatggagaagTTTCGGGAGGACGAGGGTTTCATTCGCGAGGAGCAGCGGCCGCTTCCCGAGAAGGAGTTTCAGCGCCAGGTGTGGCTCCTCTTCGAGTACCCCGAGAGCTCTGGGCCGGCCCGAGGCATTGCCATCGTCTCTGTCCTGGTCATCCTTATCTCTATTGTCATCTTCTGTCTGGAGACCCTGCCTGAATTCAGGGATGACCATGACTATGAGGGAACTGGGGGGACCTTCGGGACAGGCGGCGGCCCTCTCCCACCTGATGTCTTCACCAACTCCTCATCCTCGCCTGCTTCCATGGTGTCATCCTTCACCGATCCTTTCTTTGTGGTAGAGACTTTGTGCATCATCTGGTTCTCCTTCGAGCTGCTGGTCCGTTTCTTTGCCTGCCCCAGCAAGGCCACCTTCTCCAAGAACATCATGAACATCATTGACATTGTGGCCATCATCCCCTACTTCATCACGCTGGGCACGGAGCTGGCCGAGCGGCAAGGCAATGGCCAGCAAGCCATGTCCCTGGCCATCCTCAGAGTCATCCGCCTCGTCAGGGTCTTCCGCATCTTCAAGCTCTCCCGGCACTCCAAGGGGCTGCAGATCCTGGGCCAGACCCTCAAGGCCAGcatgagggagctgggcttgctcatcttcttcctcttcatcgGCGTCATCCTCTTCTCCAGCGCCGTTTACTTCGCGGAAGCCGACGACCCCAGCTCGGGGTTCAGTAGCATCCCTGACGCCTTCTGGTGGGCCGTGGTCACCATGACCACCGTGGGCTACGGGGACATGCACCCCATCACCATTGGGGGCAAGATTGTGGGGTCTCTGTGCGCCATCGCGGGCGTGCTGACCATCGCCCTGCCCGTGCCCGTCATCGTCTCCAACTTCAATTATTTCTACCACCGGGAGACGGAGGGTGAGGAACAAGCCCAGTACATGCACGTCgggagctgccagcacctcTCGTCCAGCGAGGAGATGAAGAAGGCTCGCAGCAATTCCACCCTCAGCAAGTCCGAGTACATGGTGATTGAGGAAGGGGGGATCAACCACAGTGCATTCAAACAGGCTGCCTTTAAAGCAGGCAACTGCACAACCACAAACAATCCCAACTGTGTGAACATCAAAAAGATCTTTACGgatgtttaa